AATAATATACAGGCGATGAAAATATGAAAATCTTTCTTTACTCGGTAGGTTTAATTGCGGTTGCGCTAGCGGCAGTCGTAACGACTGTGCAGATCCCCTCCGTGCAAGGAATTCTTTTGGAGCGGGAAGTTGCGCAGCGAGCATCTAACATTCCAGAGGATCTTTTTGTTGATGATGCTGTGCGGGTCACGCTTTGTGGTAGTGCCGCGCCTATGCCGGTTCGAGATCGAGCGGCTGCTTGTGTGATGGTGATTGCGGGGGGGAAGTACTACATTGTTGATACCGGAAACCGCAGCACCAATAACCTTGCGCTCTGGAGGATTCCGTCTGCGAGAGTGGGGGCCGTACTATTAACCCATTTTCATTCCGATCATATCGGAGACCTTGGTGAGTTCAATATGACGACCTGGGCCCAAGGCCGCCCCGGCCCTTTAACCGTGTACGGACCCAAAGGCGTTGAACAGGTGGTCGAAGGATTCACTCGAGCATATGCCTTGGATAGTCTCTATCGAACAGCACACCACGGCAAGGAGATTTTAGATCCTGCAGTAGGAAAAATGGTAGCTAGAGAGCTTACCTTGGATGGCGATTCTGCGGTCGTCTTAGAAGATGGCGATCTAAAAGTGCAGATGTTTCGCGTCAATCATTCGCCAATTGAACCTGCTGTCGGATACCGTTTTGACTATAAGGGGCGATCTGTCGTGGTCAGCGGCGATACGACGAAAGTCGAAACGACCATAAAGTTTTCTCAGAACGCTGACGTGCTGATCCACGAGGGTCTGGCTAGACATATTGTGAAACGGATGGAAAAGCATTTTGCTTCAAAAGGGGATAAGCGTTTAGAAAAGATTATGTTGGATATAGAGGATTACCATACATCCCCGATTGAGGCGGCCG
This window of the Zhongshania sp. R06B22 genome carries:
- a CDS encoding MBL fold metallo-hydrolase codes for the protein MKIFLYSVGLIAVALAAVVTTVQIPSVQGILLEREVAQRASNIPEDLFVDDAVRVTLCGSAAPMPVRDRAAACVMVIAGGKYYIVDTGNRSTNNLALWRIPSARVGAVLLTHFHSDHIGDLGEFNMTTWAQGRPGPLTVYGPKGVEQVVEGFTRAYALDSLYRTAHHGKEILDPAVGKMVARELTLDGDSAVVLEDGDLKVQMFRVNHSPIEPAVGYRFDYKGRSVVVSGDTTKVETTIKFSQNADVLIHEGLARHIVKRMEKHFASKGDKRLEKIMLDIEDYHTSPIEAAEVANEANVKELVLYHLVPAPPHALAEWFFMRGVKDIRSAGVTLGYDGLTLVLPVGSNEIRQLNLDARY